Proteins encoded together in one Bacteroides ovatus window:
- the lipB gene encoding lipoyl(octanoyl) transferase LipB, translating to MKTFFIDWNLIPYAEAWQRQTEWFDNIVRAKVQGESYENRIVMCEHPHVYTLGRSGKENNMLLSDEQLKAIDATLYHIDRGGDITYHGPGQLVCYPILNLEEFQLGLKEYVHLLEEAVIRVCASYGIEAGRLEKATGVWLEGDTPRARKICAIGVRSSHYVTMHGLALNVNTDLRYFSYIHPCGFIDKGVTSLRQELKHDVPMDEVKQRLEEELRKLFQLPVARCGA from the coding sequence ATGAAAACATTTTTTATTGATTGGAATTTGATACCATACGCCGAAGCATGGCAACGGCAAACAGAATGGTTTGATAACATTGTCCGGGCAAAAGTTCAGGGCGAGAGTTATGAAAACCGTATTGTGATGTGCGAACATCCCCATGTTTATACATTAGGACGTAGCGGGAAAGAAAATAATATGTTGTTGAGTGATGAACAACTGAAAGCAATTGATGCCACCCTTTATCATATTGATCGAGGAGGGGACATTACTTATCATGGTCCGGGACAACTGGTGTGCTATCCGATATTAAACCTGGAAGAATTTCAGTTAGGATTGAAAGAGTACGTTCATCTGTTGGAAGAAGCGGTGATTCGGGTATGTGCTTCTTATGGCATTGAAGCCGGACGTTTGGAGAAAGCGACAGGTGTCTGGTTGGAAGGTGATACGCCTCGTGCGCGTAAGATTTGTGCTATCGGAGTGAGAAGCAGCCATTATGTCACGATGCATGGACTGGCTCTGAATGTGAATACCGATTTACGTTATTTCAGTTATATCCACCCTTGCGGATTTATAGATAAAGGCGTCACTTCTCTTCGTCAGGAATTAAAGCACGATGTGCCGATGGACGAAGTGAAGCAACGCCTCGAAGAGGAGCTTAGAAAACTATTCCAACTCCCAGTTGCCAGGTGCGGCGCATAA
- a CDS encoding heavy metal translocating P-type ATPase, with product MGNTTKKAFPVLNMHCAGCANNVEKTVKKLPGVIEASVNFATNTLTVSYEKEQLTPGEIRAAVLAAGYDLIVEEAHKEERREEEQHKRYTRLKWKVIGAWILVVPLLVYSMILMHVPYSNEIQMVLAIPVMVFFGGGFFTGAWKQAKLGRSNMDTLVALSTSIAFLFSLFNTFFPEFWYDRGLEPHVYYEASAVIIAFVLTGKLMEERAKGNTSTAIRKLMGMQPKAARVLRNGVEEEILIEKLQVGDLVVVRPGEQIPVDGQLSEGDSYVDESMISGEPVPVEKKKGDKVLAGTINQRGSFIIRAAQVGSETVLARIIAMVQEAQGSKAPVQRIVDRITGIFVPVVLGIAILTFVLWVTIGGSEYISYGILSAVSVLVIACPCALGLATPTALMVGIGKAASQHILIKDAVALEQMRKVDVVVLDKTGTLTEGHPTATGWLWAQSQEPHFKDVLLAAEMKSEHPLAGAIVSALQDEEKIKPAALDSFESITGKGIKASYEGHTYWVGSHKLLKDFSATVSDVMAEMLVHYESDGNGIIYFGRENELLAIIAVSDPIKATSAEAVKELKRQGIDICMLTGDGQRTALAVSSRLGIERFVADALPDDKAEFVRELQMQGKKVAMVGDGINDSQALALADVSIAMGKGTDIAMDVAMVTLMTSDLLLLPKAFQLSKQTVKLIHQNLFWAFIYNLIGIPIAAGILFPLNGLLLNPMLASAAMAFSSVSVVLNSLSLGRK from the coding sequence ATGGGTAACACAACAAAAAAGGCATTTCCTGTGCTTAATATGCATTGTGCAGGATGTGCCAATAATGTAGAAAAAACAGTAAAAAAATTGCCGGGAGTCATTGAGGCTTCCGTTAATTTTGCTACCAATACATTGACCGTTTCTTATGAGAAAGAGCAGCTGACTCCCGGAGAGATTCGTGCGGCTGTGCTTGCGGCAGGTTATGATCTGATTGTGGAAGAAGCCCACAAAGAAGAACGCCGGGAAGAGGAACAGCATAAGCGTTACACTCGTTTGAAATGGAAGGTAATTGGAGCGTGGATTTTGGTAGTACCATTGTTGGTATATTCCATGATACTGATGCATGTGCCATACTCTAATGAGATTCAAATGGTACTTGCTATCCCTGTTATGGTCTTTTTCGGAGGTGGTTTCTTCACCGGAGCCTGGAAACAGGCTAAATTAGGACGGAGCAATATGGATACTTTGGTTGCGCTTAGTACTTCCATTGCTTTTCTGTTCAGTCTGTTCAACACTTTCTTCCCCGAATTCTGGTATGACCGCGGATTGGAACCGCATGTCTATTATGAGGCTTCTGCGGTGATTATTGCTTTCGTTCTTACCGGAAAGTTGATGGAAGAACGTGCCAAAGGAAATACCTCAACAGCCATCCGTAAGTTGATGGGAATGCAGCCTAAAGCGGCTCGTGTTCTGCGCAATGGAGTGGAGGAGGAGATCTTGATTGAGAAACTTCAGGTAGGTGATTTGGTAGTTGTACGTCCGGGAGAGCAAATACCTGTGGACGGTCAGCTTTCCGAAGGCGACTCGTATGTCGATGAGAGTATGATTAGCGGTGAACCGGTTCCGGTAGAAAAGAAGAAAGGTGATAAAGTGTTGGCAGGAACGATCAACCAGCGTGGTTCATTTATCATTCGTGCCGCACAGGTAGGCAGTGAAACCGTGCTTGCCCGTATTATCGCTATGGTGCAGGAAGCGCAGGGTAGCAAAGCTCCCGTGCAACGCATTGTCGATCGTATTACGGGGATTTTTGTACCTGTCGTGTTGGGTATTGCCATTCTAACATTTGTATTGTGGGTTACCATTGGTGGTAGTGAATATATCTCTTATGGTATTTTGTCGGCTGTTTCTGTTCTTGTCATTGCTTGTCCGTGTGCATTGGGACTTGCTACACCTACTGCGTTGATGGTGGGTATAGGTAAAGCTGCCAGCCAGCATATTCTGATTAAAGATGCAGTGGCTTTGGAACAAATGCGCAAAGTAGATGTCGTTGTTCTGGATAAAACGGGAACACTGACTGAAGGACATCCTACAGCTACCGGATGGTTATGGGCGCAGTCGCAGGAACCACATTTCAAAGATGTACTTTTAGCTGCGGAAATGAAATCGGAGCATCCGCTTGCCGGCGCTATTGTCTCTGCGCTTCAGGACGAAGAAAAAATAAAACCTGCCGCGTTGGATAGCTTTGAAAGCATTACGGGAAAAGGAATCAAAGCCTCGTATGAGGGACATACTTACTGGGTAGGCAGTCATAAACTCCTGAAAGATTTCAGTGCGACAGTAAGCGATGTGATGGCTGAAATGCTGGTTCACTATGAATCGGACGGTAACGGCATCATTTACTTTGGACGTGAAAACGAGTTGTTGGCTATCATTGCTGTTTCCGACCCGATAAAGGCTACTTCTGCCGAAGCAGTGAAGGAACTGAAACGCCAAGGGATTGACATCTGTATGCTGACGGGCGACGGACAACGGACTGCACTAGCCGTTTCTTCCCGTTTAGGAATTGAACGTTTTGTTGCCGACGCTTTACCGGACGATAAGGCCGAATTTGTGCGTGAGCTTCAAATGCAGGGAAAGAAGGTTGCGATGGTGGGCGATGGTATCAATGATTCGCAGGCACTGGCATTGGCTGACGTCAGTATTGCCATGGGAAAAGGAACTGATATTGCTATGGACGTGGCTATGGTGACTTTGATGACATCGGACTTATTGCTGCTTCCTAAAGCCTTCCAGTTGTCAAAGCAGACGGTCAAACTGATTCATCAGAATCTTTTCTGGGCGTTTATTTATAACCTGATCGGTATTCCTATTGCTGCCGGTATCTTGTTCCCGCTGAATGGTTTGCTGTTGAATCCGATGCTGGCAAGTGCCGCAATGGCGTTTTCCAGCGTGAGTGTAGTGCTCAATTCTTTGAGTTTGGGACGAAAATAA
- a CDS encoding PorV/PorQ family protein, which translates to MKRVKHFLLASCLFPTLLGAQEMASAYFLELTPDAQSAGMAGTGLATTDNGSTAIFHNASTIAFSQEVMGASYSYAKINQDYALHSASLFYRIGREGIHGFAVGFRHFKDPKVLDYRPHVWDLEAAYFRNVAKNLSLSLTFRYLQAKAAESADSKNSVCLDFGATYYRNMALLDEMASWSIGFQAANLGKKLDGQKLPARLGLGGTIDLPFSIENRLQVALDFNYLLPSEIRHLQAGIGAEYNFLKYGVVRAGYHFGDKDKGVGNYGTLGCGINFWPIRADFSYALADKDCFMRRTWQLGVGIVF; encoded by the coding sequence ATGAAACGAGTAAAACATTTCCTTCTCGCCTCGTGCTTATTCCCCACTTTGCTGGGAGCACAAGAAATGGCAAGCGCCTATTTTCTGGAACTTACTCCGGACGCCCAATCGGCAGGTATGGCAGGTACAGGATTAGCTACCACCGACAACGGTAGTACAGCTATTTTTCATAATGCTTCTACCATCGCTTTCTCACAAGAAGTGATGGGTGCGAGTTATTCATACGCTAAGATCAACCAAGATTATGCGCTACATAGCGCCTCTCTTTTCTACCGGATCGGAAGGGAAGGCATACATGGATTTGCTGTAGGTTTCCGACATTTCAAAGATCCTAAGGTGCTTGATTACCGTCCTCACGTATGGGACTTAGAAGCTGCTTATTTCAGAAATGTAGCCAAGAATCTGTCTCTTTCATTAACGTTCAGATACCTGCAAGCCAAAGCCGCGGAAAGCGCAGACAGCAAGAATAGCGTTTGTCTGGACTTCGGCGCGACCTACTATCGCAATATGGCTCTATTGGACGAAATGGCTTCCTGGAGCATTGGTTTCCAAGCTGCCAACTTAGGTAAAAAGCTGGACGGACAAAAGTTACCCGCCAGATTAGGATTGGGAGGTACAATCGACCTGCCATTCAGCATAGAAAACCGTTTGCAGGTGGCGCTCGACTTCAACTATCTGCTCCCCTCTGAAATCCGTCATCTCCAGGCTGGCATAGGAGCCGAATATAATTTCCTGAAATATGGTGTTGTCCGTGCGGGATATCATTTCGGAGACAAAGACAAAGGAGTAGGCAACTACGGCACTCTAGGCTGCGGAATAAACTTCTGGCCGATACGTGCAGACTTCTCATACGCCTTGGCTGATAAAGATTGCTTTATGCGCCGCACCTGGCAACTGGGAGTTGGAATAGTTTTCTAA
- a CDS encoding TonB-dependent receptor — protein MKYMIIGLFLLFAGNIYAQVRGTVKDSTGEAIPGANVFWMNTGQGVTTKEDGSFSIAKPSKSHMLIISFIGFQNDTIHVSSKNQQLDIVLRDGVELNEVNIVTRKLGTMKLRSSVMNEDMISSAELSRAACCNLGESFVTNPSVDVSYSDAATGAKQIKLLGLSGTYVQMLTENIPNYRGAAAPYGLGYVPGPWMQSIQVSKGTSSMKNGYEAITGQINVEFKKPQLPEADWVSANLFASTTNRYEANADATLKLSKRWSTSLLAHYENETKAHDGNDDGFVDIPQVEQCNVWNRWAYMGDHYVFQAGIKALSETRTSGQANHGGTMHSGDLYKVGIDTERYEFFTKNAYIFNKEKNTNLALILSTTLHNQDATYGRKLYNVDQTNVYASLMFETEFNPQNSFSAGLSFNYDAYDQHYRLENTTDNPLKAFEKEAVPGAYVQYTLNLNDKWMVMAGLRGDYSNEHGFFVTPRAHLKYNPNDYVNFRLSAGKGYRTNHVLAENNYLLSSSRKVEIAKNLDMEEAWNYGASVSTYIPIFGKTLNVNAEYYYTDFLKQVIVDMDSNPHEVAFYNLDGRSYSHVFQVEASYPFFKGFTLTGAYRLTDAKTTYKGERMEKPLTSKYKGLLTASYQTPLGIWQFDATLQLNGGGRMPTPYEQGDGQLSWERRYGSFEQLSLQVTRYFRRWSIYVGGENLTNFKQKNPIIDAANPWGNNFDSTMIWGPVHGAKGYIGIRFNLARNSE, from the coding sequence ATGAAATATATGATAATAGGACTGTTCCTGTTATTTGCCGGTAATATATATGCGCAAGTACGGGGAACGGTAAAAGATAGTACTGGGGAGGCTATTCCGGGTGCAAATGTATTCTGGATGAATACAGGACAAGGAGTGACAACTAAGGAAGATGGTAGTTTTTCTATTGCAAAACCTTCCAAAAGCCACATGTTAATAATTAGTTTTATTGGTTTCCAGAATGATACCATTCATGTGAGCAGCAAAAATCAGCAGTTGGATATTGTGCTTCGTGATGGAGTGGAATTGAATGAGGTGAATATTGTCACTCGCAAACTGGGGACGATGAAATTACGCAGTAGCGTGATGAATGAAGATATGATAAGCAGTGCTGAATTGAGTAGAGCTGCTTGTTGTAATCTAGGTGAAAGTTTTGTGACCAATCCTTCAGTAGATGTGAGTTATTCCGATGCGGCAACAGGAGCCAAACAAATTAAATTGTTGGGGCTGTCCGGCACTTATGTGCAGATGTTGACGGAAAATATTCCGAATTATCGGGGAGCCGCCGCTCCTTATGGATTGGGATATGTCCCCGGTCCGTGGATGCAGAGCATACAGGTTTCCAAAGGAACATCTTCGATGAAGAATGGTTATGAAGCCATCACAGGACAGATAAACGTAGAATTTAAGAAACCACAGTTGCCGGAAGCCGATTGGGTGTCTGCCAATCTTTTTGCAAGCACTACTAACCGGTATGAAGCCAATGCGGACGCTACATTGAAACTTTCCAAACGATGGAGCACTTCTCTGCTGGCGCATTACGAAAATGAGACCAAGGCGCATGATGGCAACGATGACGGATTTGTGGATATTCCGCAGGTGGAACAGTGTAATGTGTGGAACCGGTGGGCATACATGGGCGACCATTATGTTTTCCAGGCAGGTATCAAAGCCCTTTCTGAAACACGTACCAGCGGACAGGCCAATCATGGAGGGACAATGCACTCCGGTGACCTGTATAAAGTAGGGATCGATACGGAACGCTATGAATTCTTCACCAAGAATGCTTATATCTTTAATAAGGAGAAGAATACGAACCTGGCTTTGATTCTTTCCACCACTTTACACAATCAGGATGCTACGTATGGACGCAAACTGTATAATGTGGATCAAACCAACGTCTATGCTTCGCTGATGTTTGAAACGGAATTTAATCCGCAAAATAGTTTCTCCGCAGGGTTGAGCTTCAATTATGACGCTTATGACCAACATTACCGTTTGGAAAATACAACGGACAATCCTCTCAAAGCCTTTGAAAAGGAAGCTGTTCCCGGTGCTTACGTGCAATATACGTTGAACCTGAATGATAAATGGATGGTAATGGCCGGTCTGCGTGGTGATTACAGTAACGAACATGGTTTCTTCGTGACTCCGCGTGCGCATCTGAAGTACAATCCGAATGATTATGTGAATTTCCGTCTTTCTGCCGGAAAAGGGTACCGTACCAATCATGTGTTGGCAGAAAACAACTACCTGCTTTCCAGCAGTCGTAAGGTGGAAATAGCAAAGAACCTGGATATGGAAGAAGCATGGAACTACGGTGCCAGCGTCTCTACTTATATCCCTATATTCGGCAAAACGCTGAATGTGAATGCAGAATACTATTATACGGATTTCCTGAAACAAGTGATAGTGGATATGGATAGCAACCCCCATGAAGTAGCTTTTTACAATTTGGATGGACGCTCTTATTCGCATGTGTTCCAAGTGGAAGCAAGTTATCCTTTCTTCAAAGGATTCACTCTGACAGGTGCTTACCGGCTCACGGATGCGAAAACGACCTACAAAGGTGAACGAATGGAGAAACCGCTGACCAGCAAATATAAAGGACTACTCACGGCTTCTTACCAAACTCCGCTGGGAATATGGCAGTTTGACGCCACACTGCAACTGAATGGTGGCGGTAGGATGCCTACTCCTTATGAACAGGGAGACGGACAGTTGTCTTGGGAACGTCGTTACGGCAGTTTTGAGCAGTTGAGCTTGCAGGTGACCCGTTACTTCCGCCGCTGGTCTATCTACGTAGGAGGCGAGAACCTAACAAATTTCAAACAAAAGAATCCGATTATCGATGCGGCAAATCCCTGGGGGAACAACTTTGATTCTACCATGATTTGGGGACCGGTGCACGGAGCAAAAGGATATATCGGAATACGTTTTAACTTAGCTAGAAATAGTGAGTAA
- a CDS encoding helix-turn-helix domain-containing protein: MKMDFPQVDLPTEVLAWTNVTEDILNIYKQSCRLQACIVAICTEGSMKASINLLDYEIHPNDLITLLPGTIIQFRERTEKVCLCFAGFSAHCAGRINLMKNIGNAYPKLIEQPVVPLNEEVASYLKDYFALLSRASCNENFEMDSELVELSLQTILTSIRLIYHKFPGENSSSNRKKEICRELIQAITENYKNERRAQFYADKLGISLQHLSTTVRQVTGKSVLDTIAYIVIMDAKAKLKGTNMTIQEIAYSLNFPSASFFGKYFRRYVGMTPLDFRNR, translated from the coding sequence ATGAAAATGGACTTTCCACAGGTAGACTTGCCTACCGAAGTATTAGCATGGACGAATGTAACAGAAGACATTCTCAATATTTACAAGCAATCTTGTCGGTTGCAAGCATGTATTGTTGCCATCTGTACCGAAGGTTCGATGAAAGCCTCCATCAATCTGCTTGATTACGAAATTCACCCCAATGACTTAATAACATTATTACCGGGAACAATCATTCAGTTTCGGGAGAGAACAGAAAAAGTATGCCTTTGCTTTGCCGGCTTCTCTGCTCATTGTGCCGGACGAATCAATCTCATGAAGAATATTGGTAACGCATATCCCAAACTGATAGAACAGCCGGTAGTTCCTCTTAATGAAGAAGTAGCCAGTTATCTGAAAGACTATTTTGCTCTATTATCACGGGCCAGTTGCAATGAGAACTTCGAAATGGATTCCGAATTGGTCGAATTGTCTCTTCAGACTATCCTGACAAGCATACGACTGATATATCATAAATTTCCGGGCGAAAATAGCAGTTCGAACCGCAAAAAGGAAATCTGCCGGGAACTGATTCAAGCCATCACCGAGAATTATAAAAATGAACGTCGTGCACAGTTCTACGCAGATAAATTAGGTATATCTCTTCAACATCTAAGCACGACCGTGAGGCAAGTGACAGGTAAAAGTGTTTTGGATACCATTGCATATATCGTTATCATGGATGCTAAAGCCAAACTGAAAGGGACCAATATGACTATCCAAGAGATAGCATATTCTCTAAACTTCCCCAGCGCCTCTTTCTTTGGCAAGTATTTCAGACGATATGTAGGAATGACACCATTGGACTTTAGAAACAGATAA
- a CDS encoding YecH family metal-binding protein → MEQLHAHEVLHMMEGNSYSESSLREAIIKKFGSQQRFYACSAENMDVDTLIEFLKMKGKFMSAEDGFTVDITKVCKH, encoded by the coding sequence ATGGAACAATTACATGCTCATGAAGTCCTCCACATGATGGAAGGAAATAGCTACTCGGAATCATCATTGCGGGAAGCAATCATTAAGAAGTTTGGCTCACAGCAACGTTTTTATGCCTGCTCGGCAGAAAACATGGATGTAGATACCCTTATCGAATTTCTGAAAATGAAAGGGAAATTTATGTCTGCTGAAGATGGATTCACAGTAGATATCACTAAAGTTTGCAAGCATTGA
- a CDS encoding RsiV family protein: protein MKKQYVSLLAIILSVSGFLFSCHDKMNKNTGALQFDSIQVNKTAHLFNDTAKPACNIIINFAYPVKSSDDMLKDSLNTYFISACFGDKYIGEKPEEVVKQYTENYISEYRRDLEPMYTEDEKDKEDESSIGAWYSYYKGIESHVQLYDKDLLVYRIDYNEYTGGAHGIYMATYLNMDLTLMRPLRLDDIFVGDYKDALTDLIWNQLMADNKVTTHEALEDMGYASTGDIAPTENFYLSKEGITFYYNVYDITPYSMGPVKVTIPFAMMEHLLGSNPILGELKN, encoded by the coding sequence ATGAAAAAACAATATGTCAGTCTGCTTGCAATTATACTTTCGGTAAGCGGCTTTTTGTTTTCTTGTCATGACAAGATGAACAAAAATACAGGTGCGTTACAATTTGATAGCATTCAAGTGAATAAGACAGCTCACCTCTTCAATGATACAGCCAAACCGGCCTGCAATATTATTATTAATTTTGCTTATCCGGTAAAATCATCGGATGATATGCTGAAAGACAGTCTGAATACTTATTTCATTTCGGCTTGTTTCGGAGATAAATACATCGGCGAAAAACCGGAAGAAGTTGTAAAGCAATATACCGAGAATTATATCAGCGAATACCGTCGCGATCTCGAGCCTATGTATACCGAAGATGAGAAAGACAAGGAAGACGAATCTTCCATCGGTGCCTGGTATTCTTATTATAAAGGTATAGAAAGCCATGTGCAACTGTATGATAAAGATCTACTTGTATACCGCATCGACTATAACGAATACACCGGAGGTGCACATGGAATTTACATGGCAACTTATTTAAATATGGACCTCACCCTGATGCGTCCGCTCCGCCTCGATGATATTTTTGTCGGAGACTACAAAGACGCATTGACCGACCTGATCTGGAATCAGCTCATGGCAGATAACAAAGTGACCACTCACGAAGCATTGGAAGATATGGGATATGCTTCCACCGGGGACATCGCTCCGACAGAAAATTTCTATCTAAGCAAAGAAGGAATCACCTTCTATTATAATGTATACGATATCACTCCTTATTCTATGGGACCTGTAAAGGTAACAATCCCATTTGCTATGATGGAACATCTATTAGGCAGTAACCCGATTCTGGGAGAGCTAAAAAATTAA
- a CDS encoding heavy-metal-associated domain-containing protein: MRTKRWMATCVVALLSVTAVLAKDIRVVVFKVSQMHCEKCEKKVKDNMRFEKGLKDISTEVKTKMVTITYDAEKTNVKKLQAGFNKFSYEAEFVKETKKDDQKADKK; this comes from the coding sequence ATGAGAACAAAAAGATGGATGGCCACTTGCGTGGTGGCTCTTTTGAGTGTAACAGCTGTATTGGCAAAAGATATTCGTGTTGTTGTATTTAAAGTGTCGCAGATGCACTGTGAGAAATGCGAAAAGAAAGTAAAGGACAATATGCGTTTTGAGAAAGGGCTGAAGGATATTTCGACCGAAGTAAAAACGAAAATGGTAACCATCACGTATGATGCTGAAAAAACGAATGTAAAGAAGTTGCAGGCAGGGTTTAATAAGTTCAGTTATGAAGCCGAATTTGTAAAAGAAACAAAAAAAGACGATCAGAAGGCTGATAAGAAGTAA
- a CDS encoding metallophosphoesterase, translating into MLTYLLIIITLYLAGNAYIFIRAKQALKVKSLGVKIFLTVLFWICALSFFGTMLARNLEMPVFISHSMYILGTSWLIFTLYMALFLLLFDILKLFKVVCKYRFYLSLVFTLGLLGYGVYNYHHPETNVVSILTNKRYEDTPQAIKIVAISDVHLGNGTGKTALKKYVEMINAQHPDLILISGDLIDNSVVPLYTENMADELANLKAPMGIYMVLGNHEYISGIDESIRYIKSTKIQLLRDSVVTLPNGIQLIGRDDRHNRKRRSLQELMVNIDKSKPIILLDHQPFDLEETKAAGIDLQFSGHTHHGQIWPINWVTDYIFEQSHGYRQWGNSHVYVSSGLSLWGPPFRIGTHCEMVIFNFQ; encoded by the coding sequence ATGCTTACATATTTACTCATCATTATCACTCTTTATCTGGCAGGTAATGCCTACATATTTATCAGAGCAAAGCAAGCTCTGAAAGTTAAATCTCTCGGAGTAAAAATATTCCTGACCGTTTTATTCTGGATATGTGCTTTATCCTTTTTCGGCACAATGTTGGCTCGCAACCTTGAGATGCCTGTCTTTATCTCCCATTCAATGTACATCCTTGGAACAAGTTGGTTGATATTTACTCTATACATGGCATTATTCTTGCTTTTGTTTGATATCTTGAAATTATTCAAAGTTGTCTGCAAATATAGGTTCTATCTGTCTTTAGTGTTCACGTTGGGATTGCTGGGATATGGGGTATATAACTATCATCACCCGGAAACCAATGTAGTCAGCATTTTAACCAATAAACGATATGAAGATACTCCCCAAGCAATTAAAATCGTCGCAATCAGCGACGTTCACTTGGGAAACGGTACAGGGAAAACTGCATTAAAAAAATATGTGGAAATGATAAATGCGCAGCATCCCGACTTGATACTGATTAGTGGTGACTTAATTGATAATAGCGTCGTACCTCTTTATACAGAGAATATGGCGGATGAATTGGCTAACTTGAAAGCTCCTATGGGCATCTATATGGTTCTCGGCAATCACGAATACATTAGCGGTATCGATGAAAGTATCCGATATATTAAAAGCACTAAAATACAATTATTGCGCGATTCAGTAGTTACACTTCCCAACGGTATACAACTGATAGGACGTGATGACCGTCATAACCGCAAGCGTCGTTCCCTGCAAGAGTTAATGGTGAATATCGATAAAAGCAAACCTATCATTTTATTGGATCATCAACCTTTTGATTTGGAAGAAACAAAAGCTGCCGGCATCGACCTGCAATTCAGCGGGCATACACACCACGGACAAATATGGCCTATTAATTGGGTGACCGATTATATATTCGAGCAAAGCCACGGTTATCGCCAATGGGGAAACAGCCACGTGTATGTATCTTCCGGATTGTCTCTTTGGGGACCACCTTTCAGAATAGGAACGCATTGTGAAATGGTTATTTTCAATTTTCAATGA